A stretch of DNA from Arthrobacter sp. B1I2:
TCTTTGGCGGTCCGAGCGGACCACTTCACCCATCCCCTTGCAGAGGCATCAGCGGATTAGTATCCCGACCTGTCCCAGCCGTTCTGACCGTGGAGCTTGGGCTGCAAACGAAAGCGTGAGGACAGGTGGCTCCGTCTTTGCTGGTCGATCGCGGCCCAACGACAAGACGACTAGATCATTTATCGGGGCCCGGGCAGGGCGGTGATCGGTGCCATCCAACCTCGCCGCTGAGCGCATTGCGCCGGCGGTCGTGGTTTTCGGACTGCCAGCGGCGTAACTTGGCCCGTTCTATTTTCCAGTCCGGAGAATGTCGGAGCTGGCTGCAAGTATTGTCTGATGCTTCGAAAACTTGCTGATGAACTGTCCTTCACAGTGTCGATGAACCTCCAACTTGCGAAACTTCGGCTATCCGGCTGCGGGCTACGGCGGTACCGCGAAGGCTTTGACGCTGGTACTCAGTGGGCCGTGACCACACTGAACGATCGTTGCCCCAGCCTTCCCGCAAAGGTTTGGCCGGGCATCCCCAGACCACGATACGAGGAATCGAAGTAGACCAACTGATGGCGCCGTTGCTTCGCGCTCTGTGGGACTTGGGCCTCGAGACCCAGTTCTCGTGCCAAGGTGACGCCGACAACTACCTTCCCCATGAGCCGCTGCTCCATTACAGCCGCGCGCAAATAGTTTTCGCCGACTTCGACCACGCCTGCAAGTTCGTTCGGAAGACGATGGAACTGTTGGACAGCGCCGCCTACAGCGAGGGAGGAATCGACATATCGACAATGGATCGTCTGGACGAACAAACCCATCGTGCGGCGGTTTGGTTTCCCCCTCAAATGCTGGACCAGATCACCCAAATCTGGGTGGAGTTCGAAAGGACGGTTCCCGAGGCAGCGCAGCGTCAAGTTTGAACTAGGCGGGGAACGTTTGCTCTGCAGCTCTGCACCCACAGCCTGCCAACGGCGGGAGGGAGAGAGGTGCACCTAGCGTCCGAATGTCCTGCGAGTCCACCGCGTTGCAGCGAGCAGCGGTCACGTACAGATACGATCAGCATCGCCGGAGTGAGGGTGAATCTGTCTGGTGACAACCGTTTCCTCGCTGCGTGATCAGTCAGTCGTAGCTACGATCAGCCTTTTGGTCGGCCGGCTCAATGCTACGTAGAGGTGATTGGGTGCCGTGATCGTCTTCGGGTTGAGAACAATTACGTTGTCGAACTCCAAGCCCTTTAGCCGGAGTGTGGTGCCGACAACTGTCCCATATGGTTGCCAAGATGAGCGGTGATTCAGCCGCTCGATCAACTGCGCAGCGCACTCTTCCACGGTCGATTCCTGGCTCGCTTGGTTCATGGATAGCGCGCTAATGAAGAGTTTTTGGAGCTGTGGTCTGTAGTTGTATCCGCCGGGGCCGTTTATAAGGTGACGGAAGTAGCTGAGCGCAGCAGCTGCGCTTCCGTTGGCGAGGTATCGAGCAGCTGCGAGAACGATGGGTTGTTTTGACCGGCTGATTGTCCCTTTTGTCGTTAGATTCTTCTTGAGGGTCTGGACAACGGCTGTGGAGACGCCTGTCCTGGTCTGTGCCGCGAACGCGATGAGTGCGACAAGGACCGCGGCTCGGTCTGATGAGCTATCCAAGGTCCGCGCAATTTTCCGGACCTCAGACAGATCCGTTTTTTCCGCGACACGAACCCGCCCTTTATACGAACGCGCAATTCCGGACAATGCGTTGATGTTCGCATGGTCCGGGGAGATTATCGCGGTAGTCCCGTGTCGGGGGATCAGCGAGGACAAGCCGCCCTGCGAAGCATCACGCGCCAATGACACAAACTCCAGAGGATGAGGGCTGGCGGTGGGTCTCCGCCCGGCCAGCAGGTCGGCCCGAGCCAGTGCAAGCCATTCACCAAGACTTGGGTTCGTATTTTTCCACCTATGGGGCGTTGTCAATGTGGTCAGGAGGGGGAGGACTTCGGTGGAACCGTTCCACGCCGCGGAAGGGGCGGCGCCG
This window harbors:
- a CDS encoding UvrD-helicase domain-containing protein codes for the protein MSEAVDLATLGTGAVVAPAGHGKTYSIGRTIENHPELRILVLTHTNAGIAALRRSVASQGRNRPRIETISAFSLRLVRAFPARAEWKEGDRPDLACIQSAALRALKSKTVVDVVAMGFDLLIVDEFQDCSVEQAQTVEVLSGVIPTVVLGDPLQAIFDFGAAPSAAWNGSTEVLPLLTTLTTPHRWKNTNPSLGEWLALARADLLAGRRPTASPHPLEFVSLARDASQGGLSSLIPRHGTTAIISPDHANINALSGIARSYKGRVRVAEKTDLSEVRKIARTLDSSSDRAAVLVALIAFAAQTRTGVSTAVVQTLKKNLTTKGTISRSKQPIVLAAARYLANGSAAAALSYFRHLINGPGGYNYRPQLQKLFISALSMNQASQESTVEECAAQLIERLNHRSSWQPYGTVVGTTLRLKGLEFDNVIVLNPKTITAPNHLYVALSRPTKRLIVATTD